TAACGGCTTGTCCACACTGTTACAACACCATCAAAAACGAATACCCTCAATTTGGTGGAAACTTCGAAGTCATCCACCACTCCGAGTACATCAATCAACTCTCCAAAGATGGTAAAATTGATGTGAAAGTGGCTGATGATGCTAAAACTGGAAAGTATACTTACCATGACTCTTGTTACATCGGTCGTTATAACAACAATTACGACAACCCTCGTGACGTTGTGAAAAAAGTATCTGGTGGAAAAATTGAAGAAGCGGTAGACCATCACTCCAAAGGACTTTGTTGTGGAGCGGGTGGAGCACAGTATTGGATGGAAGAACATGTGGATGAATCCAACCCAGAAAGTATGCGTGTGAATAGCAAACGTACGGGACAACTTCTTGATACAGGTGCTACTACCATTGCAACTGCTTGTCCATTCTGTATCACTATGATCACAGATGGTGTAAAAGCTGCTGAAAAAATTGATTCTGTAAAAGTGAAAGACATTGCAGAGTTAGTTGCAGAGAATATCGACTAACAAACTTTAGGTCTTAGGGGAAAATGAAATTTCATAATTTCCGAAAGACCTATTTAGTTTTTCTTTGGAAAAGGTGGAGGGAAACTTCCGCCTTATTTATTTGGAAATCTCTAAGATTTTCCTTTCTTTTGATTCTTTTCATCTTACCGCATTTATTTTCTAAGTCCCTATATGCTGAATCCAAACAAATCATCCATCCACCGGAAGGTGATGGAATTACCATCGTTGTAGAAAAAGGACAAACTCTCAGTATCATTTCCAAAACTTATTTAGATGATCCTAGGAAATGGAAAGAACTACTTAAATCCAACCAAATAGATAATCCCAATCTGATCATTCCTGGAATGAAACTTTGGATTCCAAAAAGTTTGGGTAAAAAACCTCTTGCAGATCTGCAAAGGTATACCGGAAAAACAGAAGTATTAAAAGTTTCGATGAAAAGTTCCGACTGGACGGGGGCCACTATAGGTGAAGGTCTTTATGCCAAAGATGAAGTCAGGACTTTTAAAGATTCCGAAGCTCAGTTCCTATTGTTATCAGGTTCTCGATTTGAGATTACAGAGAATAGCCATGTAATTATGGAAAAGGGGAAATCGGATTCTGAACCAGACGAACTTTACCTTCGCAAAGGAAGGATTCGTTCCATCGTACAGAAAAAACCATCGACAAACCAACGTATGTTTCTTTTAAAAACGGATTCTGCTGTATCCGAAGTTCGAGGAACTGATTTTCTTACAGAAGTGGATCAAACGGGAAACACTACTCTTAGTTGTTACGAAGGACTTGTAGCTGTGACTGCTCAAAATGTAACGGTAAACGTTCCATCCGGCTTTGCTACCTTTGTCGAAAAAGGCAAACCTCCACTAAAACCTTTCAGTTTACCGGATCCACCCAAACCAAAAGAAGAATGAACCGAGTAAGCCAGTTCAGATTTTATCTAATTTTACTCTGGATGACCAGTATAGGATTCGTATTTCCCATTTTTTCCGAATCCAAAACCATCAAGTTCACTTTAGAACCTGAGAGAGATGATATCATCCAATATGAATTGGAATTATGGAAAACACCTAACTTAGAATTAGAAATTCCCTTCCGTGTGCTTGCCTCTCCTGGAAAAATCCAACTCTATATCCCCCATGGTTATGAATACTTTCGGATTCGTGCCGTGGCCAAACGTCAAGTGCGTGGGTTTTGGACGGAACTCTATGCAGTTAACTCCTTTGGAAAACCAAAACAGAAAGAACCTAGTAAAATCATCGCCCGCAAACCTGCCACAACCGATGTTTTGGTGCCGATTCCCAACAAGGAAGGAACAAGTCATTTTTATCTAACAGAAAATAAAATCCAAGTAAAACCCATTTTAAGCCAACCCATGAAAACTTCCGTTCGATACCGCGTGAATGATGGACCTTGGCTGGTGACAAGACAACCAGAGCTTACTTTTTTAAAAGATGGAAATTATAAACTAGAATACCAAGTTACCAACGAATTAGGAATATCGGATTCAATGCAGGTTTGGGAGTTCAGCGTAGATAACACTCCACCAACAACCGAGTTTTCTTGGCAGCCTCCTTTTTACCAAAAGGCTTCTTTGGCTTTTGTGGGTCCAACTACTAAATTAAAACTCAATTCGGTGGATGTCGGTTCAGGATTGGATGTAATTCGATTCCGAACCACTTGTGGAATGAATCCCTCCTCTGAATGGTATTCTTGGGACAATGAAACATCTTGGACAAACGTAATCAATTCTTGTTCGGAAGATATGGATTTAGAAATTTCTGCCACTGATCAGTTGGGAAACGAAGAAATTCCGAAAAAAATTACAATCAAACGAATACAAAAAGGAAACTAACAAGTGTACTCTG
This genomic window from Leptospira bandrabouensis contains:
- a CDS encoding FecR domain-containing protein; its protein translation is MKFHNFRKTYLVFLWKRWRETSALFIWKSLRFSFLLILFILPHLFSKSLYAESKQIIHPPEGDGITIVVEKGQTLSIISKTYLDDPRKWKELLKSNQIDNPNLIIPGMKLWIPKSLGKKPLADLQRYTGKTEVLKVSMKSSDWTGATIGEGLYAKDEVRTFKDSEAQFLLLSGSRFEITENSHVIMEKGKSDSEPDELYLRKGRIRSIVQKKPSTNQRMFLLKTDSAVSEVRGTDFLTEVDQTGNTTLSCYEGLVAVTAQNVTVNVPSGFATFVEKGKPPLKPFSLPDPPKPKEE
- a CDS encoding LBF_2017 N-terminal domain-containing protein; the encoded protein is MNRVSQFRFYLILLWMTSIGFVFPIFSESKTIKFTLEPERDDIIQYELELWKTPNLELEIPFRVLASPGKIQLYIPHGYEYFRIRAVAKRQVRGFWTELYAVNSFGKPKQKEPSKIIARKPATTDVLVPIPNKEGTSHFYLTENKIQVKPILSQPMKTSVRYRVNDGPWLVTRQPELTFLKDGNYKLEYQVTNELGISDSMQVWEFSVDNTPPTTEFSWQPPFYQKASLAFVGPTTKLKLNSVDVGSGLDVIRFRTTCGMNPSSEWYSWDNETSWTNVINSCSEDMDLEISATDQLGNEEIPKKITIKRIQKGN